A segment of the Spirochaetota bacterium genome:
ACCTGCGCCGCGTGGAGGCGGAGGAAAAGCTCAAGCTCGAGAGGGAACCCACGGTCATGGTCATGGACGCCGTATTCCCGGGGACCATGCTTTCTATCAAGAAACAGATGCGCAAGATCGACCAGAAGCTCGACAACGTGAAATTTTTCATCGACGCGGATACCAAGGAAATTCGGTATACGGCCGCGGTCTGATACCACCTGCCGGCGCATCGGCGCCCCATCCCTTCTTTCACAATATATTCTTGACGCAGCCCGCGGATTCGGGCCAATTGGGCCGATATTCATTTCCGGAGAACGCCCATGCGCGCGCCGAGCAACCCTTCCCGAATAACCGATTCACTCTACTGCCTGGGGCCCGCGCCGGTTCCCTCGTTCCTCCTGGACGGCGAGATGCCCGCACTGTTCGAGGCCGGAATCTACGCGTTCGGGCCTTCGTATGCGAACGAGGCGCGCGTGATCCTGGACGGCCGGCGGCCGGCCTACCTGTTCCTCACGCACATGCATTTCGATCATTGCGGCTCCGCGGGATATCTCAAACGGGAATTCCCCGGTCTCGCGGTCTGCGGTTCGGAGGAGGGGGCCCGTATAGTGGAGAAACCGTCCGCGATCGCGCTCATTACGCGGCTCAACGATTTCGGGCAGCCGGGCGAGGTGAAATTCGAGCCCTTCACCGTCGACCGCGTGCTTTCCGACGGGGAGGAGATACGCGTATCGGCGGACAGGACCGTGCGCGTCATCAAGACGCCGGGCCATACGAGGGACATGCTTTCGTACTACATCCCCGAAATCAAGGCGCTCATACCGTCCGAGACGGTGGGCGTTCCCGGCCGGGGGGACTATATCTTCAGCGAGTTTCTCATCGACTTCGACACGTATCTGCGCTCGATAGAGCGCCTCAGGGGTCTGGACGTTGAAATACTCATCCTGGCGCACGGGTCCTATTACACCGGGGAAGACGCGCGCGCGTACATCCCGAGGGCGATCGCGCACACGCAGAGGTTCAGGGAGCGGATCGAGTTTCTCGTCGGGGAGCATGGAGGCGATACGGCGGCAATAGCCGCCGTCATCAAGGGGGAAGAGTACGATCCGCTTACGGGGGACAAGCAGCCCGAGCGCGCGTACATGATCAACCTGGACGCGAAGATCAAGGCGGTGGTCCGGCGAATGAACGACCTCACCGCCGTGGACGCGCCGTTCAATAAAAGGATTTGACTTTGCTCTCCGCGGTGGCATCCTACTGAAATCGTCCGGCGCGGCCCGGAACATTTTCGTGAAATCGAGCGGCAGGAATCCATGAAAAAAAAGGACGACGTCCGCGCGCGTTACCAGGAGCTCGCGGCGTTACTCGAACGGCATAATCGTCACTACTACGATCTCAACCAGCCCCTGGTCGATGACGCGACCTACGACGCGCTCATGGCCGAACTCGTTGAAATCGAGCGCGCCCACCCCGAGCTGCGCGGCGAGGATTCGCCCTCGCGGCGCGTGGGAGGGGGCGTTTCGTCGAGCTTTGGCGAGGTGCGTCACGATCCCCCGATGCAGAGCCTGGGCAACATCAACGATGAGCACGAGCTCGATGAGTTCCACGCGCGGTGCGCGAAGTATTTGGGTGCCGGCGCGGCATCCCCGTACTCGGCCGAGCTCAAGTTCGACGGGCTTGCAGTGGAGGTCGTGTACGAGGGGGGCCGATTCGCGCGCGGCTCGACCAGGGGAAACGGGGAGGTAGGCGAGGACGTTACGGCGAACATCGCCACGATCAAGTCCCTTCCCCGAAAACTCGAGGGCGCCGATGCGCCGTCGTACCTGTCGGTGCGTGGTGAGGTGTTCCTGCGCCACGACGAATTCGACAGGATCAACAGGGAACGCGAAGCCGCGGACGAGGCGCCGTTCGCGAATCCGCGCAACGCCGCGGCCGGCTCGCTTCGCCAGCTGGATACGAGGGTGACCGCCTCGCGGGATCTCGATATTGTGCTGTACGGGATCGGCGGAATCGAAGGCGCGCCGGCTCCCTCCACCCAGGAGGAGCTGGTATCGTTTTTCCGGAAGCAGGGACTCCCCGCCTCGTCCCACGTGATATTCGGCGGGGCCGAAGAGATGAAGGAATTCTACCGGAAGTGGCGGGAAAACAGGCATACCCTGAATTTCGATATCGACGGGGTCGTCGTGAAGGTGAACGGGTTTGGTCCGCGCGAGATAATGGGCTCCACCAGCAAGGCGCCGCGTTGGGCGGTCGCCTGGAAATTCCCCGCACGCGAGGCCGTAACCGCGCTCGTGTCCGTGGATTTCCAGGTGGGGCGGACCGGCGTCGTCACACCGGTCGCGAATCTGCACCCCATCAATATAGGCGGCGTGCTGGTCAAGCGCGCGACCCTCCACAATTTTGACGAGATACGCCGGCTTGACCTCATGATCGGGGACAGTGTCCGCGTGATCCGTGCCGGCGACGTGATCCCCAAGGTGACCGAGACGCTGCCCGGCAAGAGGCCGCGCGACGCGCGCGCCATCGTCGCACCCGACGCATGCCCGTCGTGCGGTTCGGTCCTGGCCAGGGAAGATATCTTCATACGGTGCGTGAACGACGCGTGTCCGGCCAAGCGGCTGGAATCCCTGAAATATTTCGTCTCGAAGGACGCGATGGACATCGAATTTTTCGGGCCCGAGCTCATCCAGCGTCTCTACGAATCCGGACGCCTGCGCACCGCGGCCGACATCTTTACGCTCACCATGGACGACCTGCTCGCCGTTGAGCGCATGGGAGAAAAGCTCGCTGAAAAGATTCTCGCGTCGATCGATACGCGGCGCGAAATAGCGCTCTCGTCCCTCCTGAGGAGTCTCGGCATACGAAACGTGGGCGACCACGTCGCCAAGGTGATCGCGCGTTCGGCGAAAAACCTGGCCGCGCTTACCGGCATGACTTCGGACGAGCTCATGAAGGTTCACGAGGTGGGACCGGGAGTCGCGGAATCGGTATC
Coding sequences within it:
- the ligA gene encoding NAD-dependent DNA ligase LigA — protein: MKKKDDVRARYQELAALLERHNRHYYDLNQPLVDDATYDALMAELVEIERAHPELRGEDSPSRRVGGGVSSSFGEVRHDPPMQSLGNINDEHELDEFHARCAKYLGAGAASPYSAELKFDGLAVEVVYEGGRFARGSTRGNGEVGEDVTANIATIKSLPRKLEGADAPSYLSVRGEVFLRHDEFDRINREREAADEAPFANPRNAAAGSLRQLDTRVTASRDLDIVLYGIGGIEGAPAPSTQEELVSFFRKQGLPASSHVIFGGAEEMKEFYRKWRENRHTLNFDIDGVVVKVNGFGPREIMGSTSKAPRWAVAWKFPAREAVTALVSVDFQVGRTGVVTPVANLHPINIGGVLVKRATLHNFDEIRRLDLMIGDSVRVIRAGDVIPKVTETLPGKRPRDARAIVAPDACPSCGSVLAREDIFIRCVNDACPAKRLESLKYFVSKDAMDIEFFGPELIQRLYESGRLRTAADIFTLTMDDLLAVERMGEKLAEKILASIDTRREIALSSLLRSLGIRNVGDHVAKVIARSAKNLAALTGMTSDELMKVHEVGPGVAESVSSFFKDGQNLKLLDDLARAGMRITDEPAGPEGRAGIAGKTFVITGTLAHLSREEAEALVEKLGGRAAGSVSRKTDFVVAGENAGSKLKKARELGITILDETEFLKIMGEAE
- a CDS encoding MBL fold metallo-hydrolase; amino-acid sequence: MRAPSNPSRITDSLYCLGPAPVPSFLLDGEMPALFEAGIYAFGPSYANEARVILDGRRPAYLFLTHMHFDHCGSAGYLKREFPGLAVCGSEEGARIVEKPSAIALITRLNDFGQPGEVKFEPFTVDRVLSDGEEIRVSADRTVRVIKTPGHTRDMLSYYIPEIKALIPSETVGVPGRGDYIFSEFLIDFDTYLRSIERLRGLDVEILILAHGSYYTGEDARAYIPRAIAHTQRFRERIEFLVGEHGGDTAAIAAVIKGEEYDPLTGDKQPERAYMINLDAKIKAVVRRMNDLTAVDAPFNKRI